The following are from one region of the Candidatus Dadabacteria bacterium genome:
- a CDS encoding acyl carrier protein, whose product MASTEERLRQLADENLEVDGQPVGKLLDLDKGLADVGVSSMDAVSFAKVLEQEFNVSLLPDKAGEIQTIGDLIAYLEANAS is encoded by the coding sequence ATGGCTTCAACTGAAGAAAGACTGAGACAACTTGCGGACGAAAACCTGGAGGTAGATGGACAGCCGGTAGGCAAGTTGCTGGACCTAGACAAGGGTCTTGCTGATGTGGGTGTTTCCTCTATGGACGCAGTCTCATTCGCCAAAGTGCTAGAACAGGAGTTCAATGTCTCCCTTCTTCCCGATAAGGCCGGGGAGATTCAGACTATTGGAGACTTGATAGCGTACTTGGAGGCCAACGCTTCTTAA